GCCATCCGGAGGTGCAAAGACCAGAATGTGAGGCACTGGTTCCACCTTATAAACTTGTGGCATACCGACTGTGATCTCCTGTGCtctccccattcccacccctctccCGAGCTCTGTCAAGGACAATAAAAAACTCTTCCACTGGCCCCAAGTAGTAGGGTGCATTACCCTGCACATTTCCTTCCAGGAAACAAAGAGTTTGTTTGCGGGTTGGAGTGGGGCCTTTTTATACAACGGGAAACGAAGCGGCTGCTTTGAGAGGAGAGCGTGGGTTTGGGGCTGGTGTGTTGGCTCACGTGGTATCAGTGGTCTCGCCGGCGCCTGTTGATGATGTCGCCGCGGTGCCCTAAGGAGGGATTGGCCGAGGCCGGTCTCGGAGTGATGCGTACAGCACCTTCCCGGGAGCAAGGCGGAAGCGCACTGGATACCGTGGGGCGGAGGCGGGAGAGGCGAGGGTCGCGATGAGTGGGCTTGGCCGGCTGTTCGGGAGGGGTGAGCCCGGGCGAGACTGGTCCCCGGGAGGTGCTGGCTGCAGCGGGCTGGAGGCGGGGAGAGCAGGAGACGCTGTCTGAAAAACCCCTATAGCCTGGCCTTCTCTCGAGCCAGCACCGCCACCTTGTCAGGGTGCGCGGTTCCAGCTGCCTTCCTTCCCAGACCCGGGAGGGAAGAGCCCGAGGCTCCGGAGGCGGTGCGAGTGGAGGGCGTGGCTACTGTGTTGGCTCCCACTGTTGAGGCTTTGGGGAAGAGTTTTTTGGCATCCAGTCCTTTCCAAAACCCTGGTGCTTCCTTCATGCTGGGCCGGAGGCAATCTGAGGGGACCCAAGAAAGCTAGCCCTCTTGACCTCCTCTGAGGTGGGGGAGACAGGCAAAATCTGGCATTTACAGTGTGGTGTGGCAACTCCGTCATGGAGATTTTCCGGAAAGCCAGGGTGAAACGGAAGAATCAGGGTGGCAGGTGGTGATCCGGAGTCTAGGAGTATGCCACGccgggggttggggtggggtggggtgttgaGGTTCTCTAGGAAGAGGTAACTGTGTGCAAAGCAGAGGCAGGGAAAAGTGTGGTATATTTAGGGAAAAGAAGTTCTGACCTCTgactatggtgtgtgtgtgtgtgtgtgtgtgtgtgtgtgtgtgtgtgtgtgtgtgtgtgtgtgtgtgtgtgtgaaggacaCTGTATCTTGTTAAAAAacctttgttttgtattttattctgtAGGCAGTGGAGAATATGGAAGGATCTTAAGCAGGCTCAGgccttcagctttttttttttttaaataagtctgTTAGTTCAgaagataaagggaaaaattgagatcagattttttttctttagcctcCATGCTTTGTTCAGTTTGATGTTGTGGAGTCAGGACCTTGAATATCTTCTAGGATAACAAGTGGGACAGTGATTATAAAATGTGACTGAACTCTGGTGGGGAAAGAGATAATgaggaggctatgcatgtgtgggtGCCGGCAGCACATGGGAAGTCTTGGTACCTTCCACTTGCTCAGTTTGCTGTAAATccaaaactgttctaaaaaatagtctatttgaaaaaaaaaaaaaaattggaaatgacTTGAAATGTAGCTAGGAAGGAATAGCAAAAGAATACTGGCTTTGGAATTCATAGTGTCACATTTCAGTTCCCTTGCAGTCTCTTACTACAGTAGTTGTGATTTTAGATCAAAATGTTAACCCCTTTGTGCCTGTTTTCACATTTGTAAGCTGGAGTTAGTACATTCACTGTAGAAAGTCATTTGGGGATTAACAACAACACTattaagtgcctggcacataccgTGCACTCCATAATCGGTGGCTAATGTTTTTCCTTCACACAATGTGGGCTGCTCCATTGGATTCCAGGAAAGAAGGAGAAGGCACCAACCCCTGAAGAGGCAATACAGAAACTGAAGGAGACGGAGAAGATACTGATCAAGAAACAGGAATTTCTGGAGCAGAAGATTGAACAGGAGCTACAAACTGCCAAGAAGCATGGGACCAAGAACAAGAGAGGTAATGGGGGAGGGAACGGTGCCACCAAGGAGGGCCGGGGGGAGCACGGGCTTCTTCTCTAATGCTCAGGGTGTGGGCTGGATCAGCCGCCCTACAGGCTTTGCGGAGGAAGAAAAGGTTGGAACAGCAGCTGGCACAAACCGACGGGACATTATCCACCCTGGAGTTTCAGCGTGAGGCCATTGAGAATGCCACCACCAATGCAGAAGTGCTTCGTACCATGGAGCTTGCTTCCCAAGGCTTGAAGAAGGCCTACCAGGACATGTGggtatggggggaggggaggaggggacctAGGCACTGGGGAGAGTAGCTTGGTTTTATGCTGTGAATCTTAAAACCTCTCCAGATCTGAATTTAGAGTAGAGACACCTGTGACAATTAGGCCTCTGTCAGCCTTCTTGCTTATTGCAAGATGATCTCTGCTGGCTGGGACATTCTAGGGAGGAAAGATGATTttcctgttgtgtttttttttttttttttttttttggctgtgccaagcaactgtgggatcttagttccccaacaagggattgaacctgggctcccagcagtggaagtgtggagtattaaccactgaaccaccagggaagtcctaatttttctcattttttaagacCCTTCAGAGAGAGCAACCAGTCTTCCTCGTTGTGGCTTCATGTCATTTCTCAGCCCAAGTTTGCCTCTTTATACTTTTCCAGGGGTCTCTTTTACCTGGTAGCCATGGATTTGTCAGTCTGAAGCCACAGGCAGGAGGGACGTCATTCATGTGAGAAGAAAAAGTGAAGGGGATTGTCACCTGATATCTGGGCTGTGTATCTTGTTCTCAGGGACATTGACAAGGTAGATGAACTGATGGCTGACATCACAGAACAACAGGAGGTGGCCCAGCAGATCTCAGATGCCATTTCTCGGCCTGTGGGCTTTGGAGATGACGTGGATGAGGTGATTGGGCAGGAGGGGTCAGGGAATGTTGAAGGCACGGGACCAGCCAGAAGGAATGCCCAAGAGAATTGTGGGGCAGGTTTGGGGGGCACTCCAAAAGCACGTTTTTGGAAATagaattttcctttattctgagTGGCCCTGTCCTCCCATATCCAGGATGAACtgctggaggagctggaggagctggagcGGGAGGAACTGGCCCAAGAGCTGTTAGACGTGGGTGACAAGGAGGAGGAGCCCCCAGTCACACTGCCCAGTGTACCCGCTACACATCTGCCTGCAGAGCCAGGTACCCGGGGCTCTTCTCTCTTCTCAAGGACTTGAGAGGGTGGGGTAGATATGGGGAAAATTACTCCCCATCCATCCTGCCTCAAAGGGTCCAGGCAGAGAGGGTTGCTGCTACAGTTGCATAGGTTGTTAACTGCATAAGGGTACCTGGCTGAAGGGGAATGGGGACTGAGATCCGGCTTATGCTTCATTCCACAAACCGTGTATCCTGGTTTAGGGATGCAAATGCTGGGAGAAATGAGCACCTTCTGATTTGCACAAAGGTGCTATGGGAATTAGCAGGAGCCCAGCAAGCAAGACCATATACCCTTAGGTTCTTTGCTGGGAGAGAGCATTCAGCGGGTTCCTAGTGTTACAGGAGGGGATGACTGGAACTTGCTGAGACCTtaacacttttctttctctgggtGTCCTTGTCTCCAAAGCTCCCAAAGCGGATGAAGATGAAGCAGCCCTAAAGCAGCTGGCTGAGTGGGTGTCCTGATGAGTCTGGGCTTGTCAGCCTAACGCTGCCTTTGTTGCTCTCTTTTCCTTAAGTGCCAAATGCTGAGCTAAAGGAACATGGCCTTGTTGGGAGGTGGTCCTGGCTGAGGGTGGTGGTGTGACCCTGCCTGAGAAAAGGGTCTGTGGCCCTCCCTTCCCTGGCTCAACTATGAAGAAGGATTGGTACAGAAAGAGCCACTGGGCTCCCATGGATAGCATTACAGTGCCCTCATTCCCAATAAAACTGGGCAGATGGAACCCTAGTGCTTATGCTGCCTTGTCTACCACTGAAACTCATCTCCTAGTTCTTGGAGCTTTGTTTCAAGAAATGAATGATAATAACAGTGAGAAAGGGGAGCTGCAGCGTGGAACAGATGGAGATCCCAGTGTCTTCACCTAGTGTGTACCAGGCAGATATTGTTCCATCTCTCAAGCTGGTTTGTCCTGGGGTTGCCTAGTGCTTAGGGTAAGGAAACCGCCGTCTAGTATTATCCCAGAATCATGTGGAGCTGCCCCTAAGTCTTCCCTCATCCCTTTTCACCCAACTGTACCACTGCAAAGAGCCGCATGATTTACTACCCGTGTTCCTTTTACTAAGCCCGTTCACAGataggaaaggagaaataaatggaTAACAGGGCAAATAGGTTTGCTCTCTCCAGAACGCATAGTGAATAGGCTTGGTTTGAAGCCGTCGCTTCCACGTGTAGGAACAATAAGGAGGGACCATGACTCCCGGGACTGTTTCAGTGGTGGTTAAGGTGGCATTTGGAGGAGGAAGGAACCAAAATATTGCCCACCTCCTGATACTGGTTTCTAAAAGAATGAGCAATGCTGTCCCTTTGGACTATAGACAAACAGAGCAACCAGGGTAGAACAAGTTCTGCCCCACTGCTTGAACATTTGGAGTGCATGGAGATACACAACAGTGAGCATGTCCTCAGCCAGAATAGTGAGGCTTCTCCAAAGCAGGTGTGCCTCCCATCACGGCCCAGCCCACCTTCAGAGCCACAGAACAGCTACACTGTAAATTAAAATCTAGACTTAACTGGTGTCAAGATGACTGGTTACAGGCTCTGGGCAGAAATCCGACTCTCACCCTCAGCACTGTTCCCTGCTAAGTGTCCCCTGAGGAAAGAATGTGATTCCAGCTAATGAAACTAAAACAgaattagatttatttatttttggtataaAAGATTTTTATCCCCAGACCCTCCTGCTTTGCTCCTCTttaacccccctcccccctctgcCACTTTCAGGTACTGATTTCCAAGGACTGGTGACGATTAGTGGTGCTGGGGGGCTGGCACATGGCCTCGAGTAGCCTGATCTCATGGGTGGGTTGCTCAGGCTGGAACTTCAGCACCCAGGGATCCTTGATGATGTCCAGGATGGTGGCACGCTTGTTGGCTTGGCGTAGCGTCTGGAGGACCAGGTTCTagggcaggggagagagaggtCTTGGCTGAGCTGGCCCCCTACTGTGCCACACAGGCAATGCGCAGCCGGACCTAAGGAAGAAGCAGGATAGCCCATCACACCACTCTGGTGAAAGGGAGTGTGGTCCTGACTTTACCCTTAAAAGCCTCCTGTCTGCTCAGAAAGCCAATATCTTGAGGGAAATCCTTGCAGAATCCCCTTCTGGCCTAGAGAATAGAGACTAAAACCTGCTTATCACTCATCCCAGGTGCAAGCCCAGGGGTTGGCCCTTGAAGCCCTCCCTGCCATTCTAGGGTGGAGAGTGGGTGTGAGATGGCCCTGGTGGCAGGGAGCCTTCCCCAGGATCAGGAGGTCTAGGTTGGGTATTCCCTCCCTATGGGGCACCCAAGGCTTCAGCCCTCCTAGGGAAGCCAGCACCTTGCACTCCTGGGAGATGGCATAGTTAGGTGGAAAAGTGACCTCCTTCTGAGTCTCTTTCAGCAGCTTCTTGAGATTGGTGTCATCAAAGGGTAGACGGGCGACCACTAGAGTGTAGAGGATGACGCCCATGCTCCAGGTGTCAGACAGGAAGGGGTTGTAGGGCAAGCCAAGCAAGATCTCCGGGCAGGCATAAGCAAAGCTGCCACAGTAGGTCTGGCTGAGGTGGCTGAAGCAGTTCACTTGGCGGTAGGAAGGGCTATTCCGCACAGACTGGTTAGAAGGCACCATCTTGGCGAAGCCAAAGTCCGATATCTTCACATTCTCCCGCTTGTCCAGCAGCAGGTTCTCCAACTTTAAGTCCCTACCAGCAGCAGAAAGGCTGGGGGTCAGGAGAGGGCTTAGTATTAGACTGGGAGCTGAAGGGCCAGGGGTCAGAGGCTAGAGATGAGGAAAGGCAAAGGGAGAGAGATGCCATTATGAGGACAcagggcagagaggaaggaaagccAGGGAGTTGTGAGCAAAACCCAAAGGGGAGAGGATGGTAGCTGAGGATTACTGGGAGCTTACCATCACTTTTCATAAAGGTCTCTGCTCACAGTGGGCACTGAATATATGTTCCTGACCAGATGATTAAAGTGGACGAATGGGCCTAGATACTGAGGAGGGAGATCAAGGAGGGGAGGGTGAGGGAAAGAGGGCAGAACGTAGGAGATGTGCATAAAACCCCCTAGAGCACAAAGGCCTCAGTCTGAGTGGCAGTGCCCTCACCGGTGCACGATGCCTTTGCTGTGAAGGTAGGCGATGCCCAGGGTCAGCTGGGAGAACCACTTTCCAGCAAGGGGCTCAGAGCAGGCCCCGTAGCGCTGGATCCACTCAAGAACGTCACCACCCTGAGCCAGCTCCAGGATGATGTAGACCCGGGATGTGGTCTCGATGGCCTGATAGAAGTTGATGAGATGCTTGTGCCGCAGGACCTTCATCACCTGGCTCCAGAAGAGGGACCCGTCAGACCCAGGCAGGGAGCTGTGCTccagccctcctctccctctgctgCCTTTTTAGAGCTCTGCAACAGGATCAAACCCCAGAGGGCTGGTGGCCTATGGACAAACACTACGTTTTGTACTTTTACTTTTGAAGGGTCTGAAGGTGAGGtggaaagaaacttaaaatttccTAGCTGCCTAGCGAGTCATTCAGTTGTGGTTTAGTGGCTTCTGGCTCCACCCCCTCCTAACTGTACCCCCTTTGAGAACCATTAAGTAGCTTGGTATCAGTTCCCTCTTCTAGACCCCTTTCCAACCTGTATCTCACGGGGCAGGAACTTGTTAAGATAGTCCTCAGAGGCCTTCTTCTTCGAGATGATCTTGACGGCCACCATGACCTTCTGCTTTGTGTAGTAAGCCTCATACACTGTCCCATAGGAGCCATTGCCAATGACTTTGCCCACTTCGTAACCATACTCCTCCATGACAGAGCGGTAGGCCGAGGTGGGTGGTGCTTCCACGTCTCCCTTCCCCATGATGTTGGGCTTGCTGAGTGCAGGGAGCTTTGCTACTTAAAAGCCTCCTGTCTGCCTAGAAAGCCAACACCTTAAGCTGCTGTAGGCTAGGGTACCAAAGTGAAGTTAAAAGTCTCCAAAAGCTTGCCTGTATAGTCACACAAGTCTGGGATGCTGGGCTTAGCTCTCCACTAGGACCTTggaggggaaagaagggagaagcagTTCTTTTTGTCTACACTGGCTGTTGTTACTTCTTTCTCCTCTTGGTTACGGAACTCCCCAAGGTCCCATGTTCTGCACACATCATAATTCACCTTCTATCCACCACTGGCCACAAGGCTTAAGAGGAAATGCAGTTTCATGCTGGAAAGATCCCTTTGTAATCTGATGAGACTCATTCCATGGATCTGGTCCTTTCAACCAGTCATGTTTACTGagtacctgctctgtgccaggcagggcGTGGCATCCTGGAAGAAAATTGCCAGTAAGACCAATAGAGACACTATGCTACTAGTGCTTACAATCCAGCATGAGAAACACCTGAGTATGAGAGTATTCCAGAGAATGGTAAGGTGTTGTAGAAGCATGTTCTAAGGGgtctaaaatattctttttgtgggggtggctttttttaaaaaaagagtgagcTGGACTCACTTGGTGAGTCCATCTGGTGACATCATCTCAGCTAGGCTGGTTTGTTTCTGCATAAgcgaagtgaaagttgctcagtcatgccctactctttgcagcctcatggactatacactccatggaattctccaggccaggatattggagtgggtagcctttcccttctccaggggatattcccaacccagggactgaacccaggtctcccgcattgcaggcggattctttaccagctgagccacaagggaagcccaacaatactggagtgggtagactatcccttctccagggatctcccagacccaggaatcaaactggggtctcctgcattgcaggcggattcttcaccaactgagctatgcaTATCATGTCATTATTCAGTAGACTAGCCCAAGTCGCCTTACATAGTTTGCACTAAattccaagtgaaaaaaaaaaatcagaagctgCATGACCAATTGAGACCTAGgctccaaaataaaaaaacattacTTCCATACCTTTATATGAATAAAGACAGTTACAAGGATCACTCAGATgtatggggtggggatggagatgCCTCTTAACCTTGAAATGCACCCTTATCTTGCCTTCCATGACCCTGGACTCTAGTTTTCCTTACATCCTGCCAGCCATTCCCCAGGTTCCACTGGAGCCTCTCCCACCATCCATCCCTGTAACAGAAccttatttctgttatttctccCTCTATTCCTAACAGAAATAAGGTTCTGTTACAAGCCTTATTTCCTCTGAGCTTTACATGCTTCCTAAGGATCTCATCAAGACCCATTTCTTCACTGATGACTCCAGCAAGCCTTCTGCTCCTCATCCCTTAGTGTGTTCACCCTGAAGTCCAGGGAACAAATCTGCTTTTGTTCCCACAGCAATTCAGTGCCTCCCCATTCTCCTTAGGATCAAGTGGAAATTCTTCTATGTGACTTCAAATTTGACCCCACTAACCTCTCTAATTTTCTGTTGTAATATACATGCAATGCTCCAGCCAAACATCTGCTTTTCCTTCATTGTTCCCTCTGTTCTGGCAGACTTGACTCTCTTCAGGGCTTAGCTGATGTGCTGTTTTAAGGAAGCCTTTACTGACTGCTCAGGTACAAATCAGATGTCCCTCCCTCCTGAGTGCTCCCACAGCTCCAATACTTTCTCTAAGTAgtgtcttctttttcttgcttgCATCTCCCGCTAGGCTGTAAGGAAGGTCAGTTGATGAGGGAAGGGGTATGAAGTCAAAGATCTGAGAAGAAGGGCTTGTGGAGAATGGGAGAGAGCTGACTGGGAAAATGAACATTATCGGGCAGCACTGAGGGTCCAATTGAGATTGGAAAACCCAGCTTATGGACACACAATTTTAACACAGTATAGTGTTAAGATTTTTTATCTTCCATCCTCCAAAACAAAACTTTCAACAGATTATGCCATAGGCTACTGGTAAATTCTCATTTATTGACAGTCCTGCTGGCAGGGTGACTGAAAATCCTGTTGGAATCAGATCTACATCCTCAGTCTATCAAAATGAGCAGCTGTCCAGGACACACCATGGTAAGGAGGCTCACCCGGCCCCGCCTGTCTTCTGCTCCCCTGGATAGGCAGCTTGGTGGCACCTCTGTTCTCATCATCTACAGCAGGTAAATCAGTTTGTGCAAGGAATGTGTATTAagctgcctcagttcagttcagtcgtgtctgactctttgtgaccccatggactgcagcacaccaggcctccctgtccatcaccaactcccagagcttgctcaaactcatgtccattgagtcggtgatgccatccaaccatctcatcctctgtcggccccttctcctcctgccttcaatctttcccagcatcagggtcttttctaatgagtcagctcttcacatcaggtggcccaagtattggagcttcagcttcagcatcagtccttccaaagaatattcagtgaATCCTTtgggattcactggtttgatctccttgctgtccagggactctcaagagtcttctccaacaccacagttcaaaagaatctattcttcggtgctcagctttctttatggtccaactctcacatccatacatgactactggaaaaccatagctttgactagatagacctttattggcaaagtaatgtctctgctttttaataggctatctagatttgtcacagcttttcttccaaggagcaagcatcttttaatttcatggctgcagtcaccatctgtagtgatttgggagcccaagaaaataaagtctgtcattgtttccattaagCTGCCTACTGTATACAAAAACACTGCTAGGTTGTGCTTGCTAAGGGTTTATCCTTTGCTAAGGGTACCAAAATGGATAAATTATAATCCCCCTGTGAGGAGTTAGCAATTAGCAAGGGAGAGAGACACATAAGAAGTTAACAAAATATTACAGTGAGATAAAGTTCTATAAAGTCTGAAAGGAGATGTAAGGGAAAGCTTTATAGAGAAGGTGGCATTTGTACTGTTCAAAAGACAGGTAAGCAGGGAATGGTGGATTGAACAGTCTAGGCAGAAGGAACTATATGAAGCTTGCAGGCCTGAGAAAATATGACATTCAATTTAAACACAGGATAGGGTTCCAGAGGGGAATGTACCTGGAGAAGTAATTTAGATCCAGGTCTGAGAGACCTAATatgccaagttttttttttttttttaatggttctaTCCTATGTACTCATGGTTAAATTTTGGTATGCATCAAAATCagagcttgttaaaaaaaatactgatgcccaGTAACGTCCTCCCCAAGATCCTGATTTGGGAGGGGACCCAggtatctctgtttttaataaatttctaGCTGAACTTGATGCATACTGAGATTTAAGAACCGTTGTTGCAAACTagtgaatttactttttttttggttgcactgcaaggcatgtgggatcctagttccccaaccatgtTCCCGGCATTGGAAGCgaggagtctcaaccactggactgccagggaattcccaaactagtgaatttaacaaaaagaagcagactcacagataaaaaAACAGACTAGTGGTTACCATTGAGGAGGGACAGAGGGACAATATAGGGGTGGGGGAATGGGAGATACAAATTACTGCCTGTAAGATACGCTCAAGcatgtacaacatggggaatacagacaatattctgtaataactgaatggaaagaaacctttaaaaatcattaaatttttttaaaaaaagaatcactgttGCTGGAAATAGGACatctttaagattaaaaaaaaagaaaaaaaacttgcaGCAACAGTCTGGAAAATAGATACAAGGGGAGAGATGACCAAGAGAGAAGCAAGGTGGCTGTCAGCTTAGTTGAAGGGATAGGACCGGCACCAAGGCAGCATGGCAAGCAATTTGGAAGACACTcgagagaaaagcagaggaatcCTGGTGGAACTGActtattggggggtgggggggtgggcagtgACTGTTAACTGTGAAAGAGGCCCAGGTTTAGAGACCAGATGGTTGTCATATAAAAGATTATTCCAAAGCCactctaagttttttttttctaattacaaaaCTCACTGTCTAAAAATCTCAGCCTCTACATCCTGGAACCTCACCTCCTCCTGCAGGGAGGAGGGCTGGGTCAGAGAGGGCAGAAATGAGTAAATGAAGGACTTCTCAAGCCAGAAGTCACTTAACACTTTCCACTTTCTTTACTCGAGTAAAAGGAACCTTAAGTTGTTCTCAAGCGGCCAAACTCAGCGACCCTAGGTCTgatctccagaggaacttccctaGTGACAGATCCCTTGACAGAATAAACTTTTCCAGAATAATCggcaatacaaaattaaaagatgctcagacacataccaagaacttccagatgttcaagctgaatttagaaaaggcagagggtccagagatcaaattgccaacatcagttggatcagagaaaaagcaagagaattccagaagaacatctacttcttgcttcattgactacactaaagcctttgactgtgtggatcacagcaaactgtggaaaattcaagaaatgggaataccagaccaccttacctgcctcctgagaagcctgtatgtaggtcagaagcaacagttagaactggacatggaacaacagactggttccaaattgggaaaggagtacatcaaggctgtatattgtcaccctgcttatttaccttatatgcagagtacttcatgtaaaatgccaggttggatgaaacacaagctggaatcaagattgcagggagaaatatcaataacctcagatatgcagatgacacctatggcagaaagcgaagaggaactaagaacctcttgatgaaggtgaaagaagagagtgaaaaagctggcttaaagttcagcattcagaaaactaagatcatggcatccagtcccatcacttca
This sequence is a window from Odocoileus virginianus isolate 20LAN1187 ecotype Illinois chromosome 6, Ovbor_1.2, whole genome shotgun sequence. Protein-coding genes within it:
- the CHMP4A gene encoding charged multivesicular body protein 4a, encoding MSGLGRLFGRGKKEKAPTPEEAIQKLKETEKILIKKQEFLEQKIEQELQTAKKHGTKNKRAALQALRRKKRLEQQLAQTDGTLSTLEFQREAIENATTNAEVLRTMELASQGLKKAYQDMDIDKVDELMADITEQQEVAQQISDAISRPVGFGDDVDEDELLEELEELEREELAQELLDVGDKEEEPPVTLPSVPATHLPAEPAPKADEDEAALKQLAEWVS
- the TSSK4 gene encoding testis-specific serine/threonine-protein kinase 4 isoform X1; protein product: MGKGDVEAPPTSAYRSVMEEYGYEVGKVIGNGSYGTVYEAYYTKQKVMVAVKIISKKKASEDYLNKFLPREIQVMKVLRHKHLINFYQAIETTSRVYIILELAQGGDVLEWIQRYGACSEPLAGKWFSQLTLGIAYLHSKGIVHRLSAAGRDLKLENLLLDKRENVKISDFGFAKMVPSNQSVRNSPSYRQVNCFSHLSQTYCGSFAYACPEILLGLPYNPFLSDTWSMGVILYTLVVARLPFDDTNLKKLLKETQKEVTFPPNYAISQECKNLVLQTLRQANKRATILDIIKDPWVLKFQPEQPTHEIRLLEAMCQPPSTTNRHQSLEIST
- the TSSK4 gene encoding testis-specific serine/threonine-protein kinase 4 isoform X2 — encoded protein: MGKGDVEAPPTSAYRSVMEEYGYEVGKVIGNGSYGTVYEAYYTKQKVMVAVKIISKKKASEDYLNKFLPREIQVMKVLRHKHLINFYQAIETTSRVYIILELAQGGDVLEWIQRYGACSEPLAGKWFSQLTLGIAYLHSKGIVHRDLKLENLLLDKRENVKISDFGFAKMVPSNQSVRNSPSYRQVNCFSHLSQTYCGSFAYACPEILLGLPYNPFLSDTWSMGVILYTLVVARLPFDDTNLKKLLKETQKEVTFPPNYAISQECKNLVLQTLRQANKRATILDIIKDPWVLKFQPEQPTHEIRLLEAMCQPPSTTNRHQSLEIST
- the TSSK4 gene encoding testis-specific serine/threonine-protein kinase 4 isoform X4; amino-acid sequence: MGKGDVEAPPTSAYRSVMEEYGYEVGKVIGNGSYGTVYEAYYTKQKVMVAVKIISKKKASEDYLNKFLPREIQVMKVLRHKHLINFYQAIETTSRVYIILELAQGGDVLEWIQRYGACSEPLAGKWFSQLTLGIAYLHSKGIVHRDLKLENLLLDKRENVKISDFGFAKMVPSNQSVRNSPSYRQVNCFSHLSQTYCGSFAYACPEILLGLPYNPFLSDTWSMGVILYTLVVARLPFDDTNLKKLLKETQKEVTFPPNYAISQECKVRLRIACVAQ
- the TSSK4 gene encoding testis-specific serine/threonine-protein kinase 4 isoform X3: MGKGDVEAPPTSAYRSVMEEYGYEVGKVIGNGSYGTVYEAYYTKQKVMVAVKIISKKKASEDYLNKFLPREIQVMKVLRHKHLINFYQAIETTSRVYIILELAQGGDVLEWIQRYGACSEPLAGKWFSQLTLGIAYLHSKGIVHRLSAAGRDLKLENLLLDKRENVKISDFGFAKMVPSNQSVRNSPSYRQVNCFSHLSQTYCGSFAYACPEILLGLPYNPFLSDTWSMGVILYTLVVARLPFDDTNLKKLLKETQKEVTFPPNYAISQECKVRLRIACVAQ